Proteins from one Vigna radiata var. radiata cultivar VC1973A unplaced genomic scaffold, Vradiata_ver6 scaffold_509, whole genome shotgun sequence genomic window:
- the LOC106778652 gene encoding probable N-acetyltransferase HLS1-like: protein MEFNKFRIRSYEGQYDRAQVEDLERRCEVGPSESVFLFTDTMGDPICRIRNSPMYMMLVAELENELVGVIQGSIKLVTVHGHPPKDLAKVGYVLGLRVSPHHRRKGIGSSLVRRLEEWFSSKDVDYAYMATEKDNQASVSLFMDKFGYTKFRTPAILVNPVNHHCFQISANIEIARLKVDQAEYLYRRFMGSTEFFPNDIGNILRNKLSLGTWVAYLKGDIGWGDFGSDGQVPNSWAMLSVWNSGEIFKLRLGKAPFSCLLCTKSWWLIDKIFPCLKLPIIPDFFNPFGFYFMYGVHHEGPFSGKLVRALCQFVHNMAAESKDENCKIIVTEVGGRDELNHHIPHWKLLSCPEDLWCIKPLKNEGTNNKFHELTKTPPTRALFVDPREV from the exons ATGGAATTCAACAAGTTCAGAATCAGAAGCTACGAGGGGCAATATGATAGGGCTCAAGTGGAAGATCTTGAGAGAAGATGCGAGGTAGGGCCATCAGAAAGCGTGTTCCTCTTCACAGACACTATGGGTGACCCCATTTGTAGGATTCGGAACAGTCCAATGTACATGATGCTG GTGGCAGAGTTGGAGAATGAACTGGTTGGTGTGATTCAAGGGTCTATAAAGCTGGTGACGGTTCATGGTCATCCTCCGAAGGATTTGGCAAAGGTGGGGTATGTCCTTGGCCTAAGGGTATCACCCCATCACAGAAGAAAAGGGATTGGGTCGAGCCTTGTGAGAAGGCTAGAAGAATGGTTCAGTTCCAAGGATGTGGACTATGCATATATGGCAACAGAGAAAGACAACCAAGCCTCGGTCAGTCTCTTTATGGACAAGTTTGGCTACACCAAGTTTAGGACTCCAGCTATTCTTGTGAACCCAGTGAACCATCATTGCTTTCAAATATCAGCCAACATTGAGATAGCAAGGTTGAAGGTTGACCAAGCTGAATACCTGTACAGAAGATTCATGGGGTCCACAGAGTTTTTTCCCAATGACATAGGCAACATACTAAGGAACAAGCTAAGTTTGGGGACATGGGTAGCCTATTTGAAGGGAGATATTGGTTGGGGGGATTTTGGGTCAGATGGACAAGTCCCTAACAGTTGGGCAATGCTGAGTGTATGGAACAGTGGAGAGATATTCAAACTGAGACTAGGGAAAGCACCATTTTCTTGCTTGTTGTGCACCAAGAGTTGGTGGTTGATTGATAAAATCTTCCCATGTTTGAAACTTCCAATCATACCTGATTTCTTCAACCCATTTGGGTTCTATTTCATGTATGGGGTGCACCATGAAGGGCCATTCTCAGGGAAGCTGGTCAGAGCCTTGTGCCAATTCGTACACAACATGGCTGCAGAATCAAAGGATGAGAATTGCAAGATCATTGTCACTGAAGTTGGAGGAAGAGACGAGCTCAACCATCATATTCCACATTGGAAATTGCTCTCATGCCCAGAGGACTTATGGTGCATAAAGCCGTTGAAAAATGAAGGGACAAATAACAAGTTCCACGAATTAACCAAAACCCCACCAACAAGAGCTCTTTTTGTAGACCCAAGAGAGGTTTAA